In Oligoflexus sp., one genomic interval encodes:
- a CDS encoding S8 family peptidase: protein MKMRLIGSILLIAGAGSGQAAEFIPSKNGKVVPNQYIVHFKGEDDSFSARSINPRLILQKSQRIQQNYGVKVLQRFGSLIHAAHVKADSRQLQDILNDPDVDWVEPNQYVHASASQANATWGLDRIDARSGRDSVYEYGTTGTGVHAYIIDTGIRSTHKEFSGRMGNGFGAPQDGRGTEDCNGHGTHVAGTVGGTTYGVAKNVTLHPVRVLGCDGSGTNADVIAGIEWVAKNAKFPAVANMSLGGGVSTSLDQAVRKAIDAGVVFVVAAGNENADACRSSPAGVKEAITVGATTKTDARASFSNFGTCVDIFAPGDGITSSWSTGDAATNTISGTSMASPHVAGAVALYLETNPDATPAEMTNEILENATTNVVTNPGRNSPNVFLFTDPDGNTPNPNPTPTPTPTPTPTPTPTPTPTPTPTPTPTPTPTPTPTPTPTPVPEPCPYPWPWSIIFCR from the coding sequence ATGAAGATGCGCTTGATCGGGAGCATTTTGCTCATCGCCGGAGCTGGGTCGGGGCAGGCCGCGGAATTCATACCGTCCAAGAACGGCAAGGTCGTACCGAACCAATACATCGTGCATTTCAAAGGCGAGGATGACAGCTTTTCGGCTCGTTCGATCAACCCGCGCCTGATCCTGCAAAAATCCCAGCGCATCCAACAGAACTATGGTGTGAAAGTTTTGCAAAGATTCGGCAGCCTGATTCACGCGGCGCATGTGAAAGCGGATTCCCGGCAGCTGCAGGACATCCTCAATGATCCTGATGTCGACTGGGTCGAGCCCAACCAGTATGTTCATGCGAGCGCTTCGCAGGCCAACGCTACCTGGGGTCTTGATCGCATTGATGCGCGCAGTGGGCGGGACAGCGTTTATGAGTATGGAACGACCGGCACCGGCGTTCATGCCTATATTATCGACACCGGCATTCGCAGCACGCACAAGGAATTTTCCGGGCGCATGGGCAACGGCTTCGGCGCGCCTCAGGACGGTCGCGGTACTGAAGACTGCAATGGACATGGAACGCACGTCGCCGGAACTGTCGGCGGCACGACCTATGGCGTGGCGAAGAATGTTACGCTGCATCCTGTCCGTGTTCTTGGCTGTGATGGCAGCGGAACCAACGCGGATGTGATTGCCGGTATTGAATGGGTGGCGAAAAATGCCAAATTCCCCGCTGTTGCCAACATGTCTTTGGGCGGCGGCGTGTCCACGTCGCTCGACCAGGCGGTAAGAAAAGCCATTGACGCGGGTGTTGTCTTCGTTGTCGCCGCGGGCAATGAAAATGCCGACGCCTGCCGTTCTTCGCCGGCCGGTGTGAAAGAGGCTATCACGGTCGGAGCCACGACCAAGACGGATGCCCGCGCTTCGTTCTCGAACTTTGGAACCTGCGTGGACATTTTTGCGCCGGGTGATGGCATCACGAGTTCCTGGTCGACCGGGGATGCGGCTACGAATACCATCAGCGGGACTTCGATGGCCAGTCCTCATGTGGCGGGTGCTGTGGCTCTTTATCTGGAAACAAACCCCGACGCCACGCCTGCAGAGATGACGAATGAGATTCTGGAGAATGCGACGACGAACGTGGTGACCAACCCTGGCCGTAATTCGCCGAATGTTTTCCTGTTCACAGATCCGGATGGAAATACGCCGAATCCTAACCCCACACCAACACCAACACCGACACCGACACCGACACCGACACCGACACCGACGCCGACACCGACACCGACACCGACACCGACACCGACGCCGACGCCGACGCCAACGCCGACGCCAACTCCTGTACCCGAACCATGTCCCTATCCATGGCCATGGAGTATTATTTTCTGCCGTTGA
- a CDS encoding DUF4360 domain-containing protein, translating to MKSKFFAALATFTFSSLALATEARLNIVSTNGSGCPVQEGKTIPYGFDGQWLTVELNQAYPIKVVKGTGISLEESRKNCAIVVDVDAPGYRYAVERVVSWGSYQLAPNDQFVASFDGNFQAEAKTFSSDSEVLGPVWNQQNYNFDRTLGGSNLVWSDCNESRTLTLNTAVRVSPKGNSGRYASQSKGSLDRVAFRLIYQKCY from the coding sequence ATGAAATCGAAATTTTTTGCAGCTCTCGCAACCTTCACTTTCTCTTCTTTGGCTCTGGCAACCGAGGCACGTCTTAACATCGTCTCCACCAACGGCAGCGGCTGCCCGGTGCAGGAAGGCAAGACCATCCCTTATGGCTTTGATGGTCAATGGCTGACTGTGGAACTGAACCAGGCTTACCCCATCAAAGTCGTCAAGGGTACGGGCATCAGTTTGGAAGAGAGCCGCAAAAACTGTGCGATCGTCGTGGACGTCGACGCTCCCGGCTATCGCTATGCGGTGGAACGCGTGGTTTCCTGGGGCAGCTATCAGCTGGCGCCGAACGATCAGTTCGTGGCCTCCTTCGACGGGAATTTCCAGGCTGAGGCCAAAACCTTCTCGTCGGACTCCGAAGTCCTTGGTCCGGTCTGGAACCAGCAGAACTATAACTTCGACCGTACGCTCGGTGGCTCGAATCTGGTATGGAGCGATTGCAACGAAAGCCGCACCCTGACCTTGAATACCGCTGTCCGCGTCTCCCCCAAAGGAAACAGCGGCCGCTATGCAAGCCAGTCCAAGGGATCGCTGGATCGCGTCGCCTTCCGCCTGATCTATCAGAAGTGCTACTGA